A region from the Oceanidesulfovibrio marinus genome encodes:
- the gltA gene encoding NADPH-dependent glutamate synthase, whose protein sequence is MSATQTPRQAMPEQEPAVRARNFEEVPLGYTPEMAMAEAGRCLQCKKPACVQGCPVNIDIPGFIKHIAEGELDKAIGKIWERNLLPAICGRVCPQESQCEGNCLLGRKGEPVAIGNLERFAADWEREHHACVLPSSDDATGKKVAVIGSGPSSLTVASDLVLKGHGVTLFEAFHKPGGVLVYGIPEFRLPKDIVAAEVACLESQGVKLESDVVVGRTVTVDELFEQGFDAVYLGVGAGLPKFMKIPGENLVGVLSANEYLTRANLMKAYLFPEVDTPIPRGRRVAVLGGGNVAMDSARTAMRMGAEAVSLIYRRSRDEMPARKAEIHHAEEEGLHFELLTNPVRYVGDDQGRLRAIECVRMELGEVDASGRRRPVAVPGSEFTVECDLAIVAIGSGANPLLPGSTPDLPLNKWGYVIADSNTGKTGKKGVWSGGDIVTGAATVILAMGAGRKAADSIHEYLTWGW, encoded by the coding sequence ATGAGCGCGACCCAAACGCCGCGACAGGCCATGCCCGAGCAGGAGCCCGCGGTCCGGGCCCGCAACTTCGAGGAGGTGCCGTTGGGCTACACCCCGGAGATGGCCATGGCCGAGGCCGGCCGCTGTCTGCAGTGCAAAAAACCGGCGTGCGTCCAGGGGTGTCCCGTAAACATCGACATCCCCGGTTTTATCAAACATATCGCCGAGGGCGAGCTCGACAAGGCCATCGGCAAAATCTGGGAGCGCAATCTGCTGCCTGCTATCTGCGGCCGGGTCTGTCCTCAGGAGAGCCAGTGCGAGGGCAACTGCCTGCTCGGCCGTAAAGGCGAACCAGTGGCCATCGGCAACCTGGAGCGTTTTGCCGCCGACTGGGAACGGGAGCACCACGCCTGCGTACTCCCCTCAAGCGACGATGCCACAGGAAAAAAGGTTGCCGTGATCGGCTCTGGCCCGTCCAGCCTGACCGTGGCCAGCGACCTGGTGCTCAAAGGACACGGCGTCACCCTCTTCGAGGCTTTCCACAAGCCTGGCGGCGTGCTCGTTTACGGCATTCCGGAGTTCCGCCTGCCCAAGGATATCGTAGCGGCCGAGGTGGCTTGCCTGGAGAGCCAAGGTGTCAAACTGGAGTCCGACGTGGTTGTTGGCCGCACCGTGACCGTGGACGAGCTCTTCGAGCAGGGCTTCGACGCCGTGTACCTCGGCGTGGGCGCCGGCCTGCCCAAGTTCATGAAGATTCCGGGCGAGAACCTCGTGGGCGTGCTCTCGGCCAATGAGTACCTGACCCGCGCCAACCTGATGAAGGCCTATCTCTTCCCCGAAGTGGACACGCCCATCCCGCGCGGTCGGCGAGTGGCCGTGCTCGGCGGCGGCAATGTGGCCATGGACTCGGCCCGTACGGCCATGCGCATGGGCGCGGAAGCTGTCAGCCTCATTTACCGCCGTTCCCGCGACGAAATGCCGGCCCGCAAGGCCGAAATCCATCACGCTGAAGAGGAGGGCCTGCACTTTGAGCTGCTGACCAACCCGGTGCGTTACGTGGGCGATGATCAGGGCCGCTTGAGGGCTATCGAATGCGTGCGCATGGAGCTGGGCGAGGTCGACGCTTCGGGACGCAGACGGCCGGTGGCGGTGCCTGGGTCAGAGTTCACGGTCGAATGCGACCTGGCCATCGTCGCTATCGGCTCCGGAGCCAATCCGTTGCTGCCCGGCTCCACGCCGGACCTGCCGCTCAACAAATGGGGGTACGTCATCGCCGATAGCAATACGGGCAAAACAGGCAAGAAAGGAGTCTGGAGCGGTGGCGACATCGTCACCGGGGCGGCTACGGTCATCCTGGCCATGGGCGCCGGCCGAAAGGCAGCCGACTCCATTCACGAGTACCTCACCTGGGGATGGTAG
- a CDS encoding PaaI family thioesterase has protein sequence MDQFARIIEERFPFHQLLGIKADLVEEGRVQLHIPYKEALLGDKDSKRIHGGVISSLMDICGGFAVWTRCKPQDRLVTITLNVDYLHSAMASDLYAEAKVRMLGNRVGNAHVVVWTAENPTVHVAEGRGVYNIRRTK, from the coding sequence GTGGATCAATTCGCGCGAATAATCGAGGAACGTTTTCCGTTCCATCAGCTCCTTGGAATCAAAGCAGATCTTGTCGAAGAGGGGCGTGTCCAACTGCACATCCCGTACAAGGAAGCGCTCCTTGGAGACAAGGACAGCAAGAGAATCCATGGCGGCGTTATATCCTCCCTGATGGATATCTGTGGCGGCTTTGCTGTCTGGACGCGATGCAAGCCCCAGGACAGGCTGGTCACCATCACGCTGAACGTCGATTACCTGCATTCAGCCATGGCGTCTGATCTGTATGCGGAGGCCAAGGTGCGCATGCTGGGCAATCGCGTGGGCAACGCCCACGTCGTGGTCTGGACGGCGGAGAATCCGACCGTACACGTTGCGGAAGGACGCGGCGTCTACAACATCAGGCGCACCAAGTAG
- a CDS encoding N-acyl homoserine lactonase family protein produces MSYTITPLLVGVRNVDQGIMTYQQGYGKRIWLPMWAFLLQEKGGEGRTIIVDTGLDDFINPPEFTEDTGLEALYMDDALAQHGLTVDDIDAVINTHLHDDHCGNNPMFEGKPVYVQRTELECCQHPHPLDYRYEPSFIEDLDIHPVDGDAELFPGISVMATPGHTPGVQAVKVETDDGPVVITGMCCNFSNFPNNGPAVCPGVHFNAFNAYDEIQKLKALRDEGVTILPLHELSLAGKVYG; encoded by the coding sequence ATGTCATATACAATTACGCCCTTGCTTGTGGGCGTGCGCAATGTGGATCAGGGCATCATGACCTACCAGCAGGGCTACGGGAAGCGCATCTGGCTGCCCATGTGGGCCTTCCTTCTGCAGGAAAAAGGGGGCGAGGGCCGCACAATCATCGTGGACACCGGCCTGGATGACTTCATCAACCCGCCGGAGTTCACCGAGGACACCGGCCTGGAAGCCCTGTACATGGACGATGCGCTGGCGCAGCATGGGCTGACCGTGGACGACATCGACGCGGTCATCAACACCCACCTGCACGACGACCACTGCGGCAACAACCCCATGTTCGAGGGCAAGCCCGTCTACGTGCAGCGCACGGAGCTGGAGTGCTGCCAGCACCCGCACCCGCTGGACTACCGCTATGAGCCGTCGTTCATCGAGGATCTGGACATACATCCCGTGGACGGCGACGCCGAGCTCTTTCCGGGAATCAGCGTCATGGCCACGCCCGGCCACACCCCCGGTGTCCAGGCCGTGAAGGTGGAGACGGACGACGGTCCGGTGGTCATCACCGGCATGTGCTGCAACTTCAGCAACTTCCCGAACAACGGCCCGGCCGTGTGCCCGGGCGTCCACTTCAACGCCTTCAACGCCTACGACGAGATTCAGAAGCTCAAGGCGTTGCGCGACGAGGGCGTGACCATCCTGCCCTTGCACGAGCTGAGCCTGGCCGGCAAGGTCTACGGCTAG
- a CDS encoding glycoside hydrolase family 15 protein translates to MGSEAGMWALQKEYLDLEEYGIVGNLETCALIGRNGSVDWMCLPWFESPSVFGALLDPGRGGRFLVTPEEKFHSFHGYISHTNILETTFRTIQGQMVIQDFMPVVGQSKQAVLYRKLHCTWGSIRMYGLFAPAPAYGSETPEYEKTEHGIRASHGDLALQLVTSLDFQIGEEGAASRFVLQEGQSAWLVLAHGDMDFDTSNAANEAAMERTRRWWNNWLEQCGGKRACAFEDDVWGHVVTRSELALKLLTNPRTGAVAAAATTSLPEALGGERNWDYRFSWVRDSSFLLQALFHLGHHQEAMNYIRWIDEKIAKEDSARTLQVLYSLHGEDGAEERTLSELRGYRDAKPVRIGNGASEQFQLDIFGELTNMIYQTTRYGRNLSGAQWRYTRDIVNMAAEVWQEKDQGIWEMRGEPRHNVYSKVMCWVALDRGVRMAESNGFDAPLEAWRATRDAIHNAVLERGFNKQRNSFVDVFDGEELDAANLLIPVLGFLPGDDPRVLGTIDAALEHLSAGDGLLFRYTIDDGLRGKEGAFAVCSFWMVKALVLAGRNDEAEQFFLHTLDYISPLGLLSEEVNPASSAMLGNFPQAFSHIGLINCALYLGLMRGKDSGQPRPMGME, encoded by the coding sequence ATGGGAAGCGAGGCAGGCATGTGGGCGTTGCAGAAGGAGTACCTGGACCTGGAGGAGTACGGCATAGTCGGGAACCTGGAGACGTGCGCGCTCATTGGCCGCAACGGCTCAGTGGACTGGATGTGCCTGCCATGGTTCGAGTCCCCCTCGGTCTTCGGCGCTCTGCTGGACCCCGGCCGCGGCGGCCGCTTCCTGGTCACGCCGGAGGAGAAGTTCCACTCCTTCCACGGCTACATCAGCCACACCAATATCCTGGAAACCACCTTCCGCACCATCCAGGGCCAGATGGTCATCCAGGACTTCATGCCCGTGGTAGGGCAGAGCAAGCAGGCCGTGCTCTATCGCAAGTTGCACTGCACCTGGGGCAGCATCCGCATGTACGGCTTGTTCGCGCCCGCCCCGGCGTATGGCTCCGAGACCCCGGAGTACGAAAAAACAGAGCACGGCATCCGCGCCAGCCACGGCGATCTTGCGCTCCAACTCGTCACCTCGCTCGACTTCCAGATTGGCGAGGAGGGCGCGGCAAGCCGGTTCGTGCTCCAGGAAGGGCAGAGCGCCTGGCTTGTACTGGCGCACGGCGATATGGACTTCGATACCTCCAACGCAGCCAACGAGGCCGCCATGGAGCGCACCAGGCGGTGGTGGAACAACTGGCTGGAGCAGTGCGGGGGCAAGCGCGCCTGCGCTTTCGAGGATGACGTCTGGGGCCATGTGGTCACGCGCTCCGAGTTGGCTCTGAAGCTTTTGACCAACCCGCGCACCGGCGCCGTGGCGGCCGCGGCCACGACATCCCTGCCCGAGGCCCTGGGCGGCGAGCGCAACTGGGACTATCGCTTCTCCTGGGTGCGGGACTCCTCCTTCCTGCTGCAGGCTCTCTTCCACCTGGGCCACCACCAGGAGGCCATGAACTATATCCGGTGGATCGATGAGAAGATCGCCAAGGAGGACAGCGCCCGCACGCTGCAGGTGCTCTACAGCCTGCACGGCGAAGACGGCGCGGAGGAGAGGACCCTTTCCGAGCTCCGCGGCTACAGGGACGCAAAGCCCGTGCGCATCGGCAACGGCGCCAGCGAGCAGTTTCAGCTCGACATCTTCGGCGAGCTGACCAACATGATCTACCAGACCACGCGCTACGGCAGGAACCTCTCCGGCGCGCAGTGGCGCTACACCAGGGACATCGTGAACATGGCCGCCGAGGTCTGGCAGGAGAAGGACCAGGGCATCTGGGAGATGCGCGGCGAGCCGCGCCACAACGTGTACTCCAAGGTGATGTGCTGGGTGGCCCTGGATCGTGGCGTGCGCATGGCCGAGTCCAATGGTTTTGACGCGCCCCTGGAGGCTTGGCGCGCCACCCGTGATGCAATACACAACGCCGTGCTGGAGCGCGGGTTCAACAAGCAGCGCAACTCCTTTGTGGACGTGTTCGACGGCGAGGAGCTGGACGCGGCCAATCTGCTCATCCCGGTGCTGGGCTTTCTGCCCGGGGACGACCCCCGCGTGCTGGGCACCATCGACGCCGCCCTGGAGCACCTCTCGGCCGGAGACGGGCTGCTCTTTCGCTACACCATAGACGACGGCCTGCGCGGCAAGGAGGGGGCCTTTGCGGTCTGCTCCTTCTGGATGGTCAAGGCGCTGGTGCTGGCCGGCCGCAACGACGAAGCCGAGCAGTTCTTCCTCCACACCCTGGACTACATCTCGCCCCTGGGCCTGCTGTCCGAGGAGGTGAACCCGGCCAGCAGCGCCATGCTGGGCAACTTCCCCCAGGCCTTCAGCCACATCGGACTCATCAACTGCGCCCTGTACCTGGGCCTGATGCGCGGCAAGGACTCCGGACAGCCGCGGCCCATGGGCATGGAGTAG
- a CDS encoding AraC family transcriptional regulator, translating into MSTRYPTVSGEIEFLRDPDLPGLEVRASSYHTVAYPKHTHAGYSVGYVESGASTVFLRGRTDWLEQGEIVLIHPEEVHACNPARDGAWSNRMFYLDGGLIAEAAASVLESVVGELVFARPVVRDARLLAMLRALHKSIRRGDAALAKESLLLDCVARLLERHADPRRGEEAEAAPEPRTVRLAREWLHEHWAEPVRLADLAAATGRSEFAVLRAFKRATGLPPHAYQVQLRMAKARVLLAAGMPIAEVAVETGHTDQSHFTNVFRAHTAATPGQYQRGR; encoded by the coding sequence ATGAGCACGCGTTATCCAACAGTGAGCGGGGAGATTGAGTTCCTGCGCGATCCGGATCTGCCCGGTCTGGAGGTCCGCGCTTCCAGCTATCACACCGTGGCCTATCCCAAGCACACCCACGCCGGGTACTCGGTGGGGTATGTTGAATCGGGCGCGAGCACGGTGTTTCTGCGCGGCCGCACGGACTGGCTGGAGCAGGGCGAGATCGTGCTCATCCATCCGGAGGAGGTGCACGCCTGCAATCCGGCCCGCGACGGCGCCTGGTCCAACCGCATGTTCTATTTGGACGGCGGCCTGATCGCCGAGGCTGCAGCGTCGGTCCTGGAGTCCGTGGTCGGCGAGCTGGTTTTTGCCAGGCCTGTTGTGCGCGACGCGCGGCTGCTGGCGATGTTACGCGCGCTCCACAAGTCGATCCGGAGGGGAGATGCGGCGCTGGCCAAGGAGTCGCTGCTGCTCGACTGCGTGGCCAGACTGCTGGAAAGGCACGCGGACCCGCGGAGGGGCGAGGAAGCGGAGGCGGCCCCGGAGCCACGCACGGTGCGGCTGGCGCGGGAGTGGTTGCACGAGCACTGGGCAGAGCCGGTGCGCCTGGCCGATCTGGCAGCGGCCACGGGGCGTAGCGAGTTCGCCGTGCTGCGGGCGTTCAAACGCGCCACAGGCTTGCCGCCGCACGCCTACCAGGTGCAGCTGCGCATGGCCAAGGCGCGCGTCCTGCTCGCGGCAGGCATGCCCATCGCCGAGGTGGCCGTGGAGACCGGCCACACGGACCAGAGCCACTTCACCAACGTCTTCCGCGCCCATACAGCCGCCACCCCGGGCCAGTACCAGCGCGGCCGCTGA
- a CDS encoding proline dehydrogenase family protein has product MRLWQRSMIALARSRAVTEFMHGSRVVRPFSRRLVGGGNAAEAIETAQELAQRSIATSLFFLGEYVDSEELVRENVEALLQAVPAMAKAGLPLHVSVDPTQIGSMLSWSLCRENAFCIARAVADAAAAHPLAQARTPGPALMLDMEDASVNRETLALYHDLRQEGLPAAVTIQSYLHRSMDDLKELAAGGAFVRLVKGAFAESPAIAHTVRSARDASYKTAVNLLFAPESRENGVYPALGTHDHAMIAYAAEVAAKNGWRRDQWEIEMLYGVRPAYQRRLVDEGFCLRLYLPFGRSWWPYSIRRIGETPRNLAFVLRAAVGAGR; this is encoded by the coding sequence ATGCGGTTATGGCAACGATCGATGATCGCCCTGGCGCGCAGCCGGGCGGTGACCGAATTCATGCACGGCTCGCGGGTCGTGCGGCCCTTTTCACGGCGGTTAGTGGGCGGCGGCAACGCCGCCGAGGCAATAGAGACAGCGCAGGAGCTGGCGCAAAGGAGCATCGCCACCTCGCTCTTTTTTCTGGGCGAGTACGTGGATTCCGAGGAGCTCGTGCGCGAGAACGTAGAGGCGCTGCTGCAGGCTGTACCGGCCATGGCAAAGGCCGGGCTGCCTTTGCACGTGTCCGTGGACCCCACGCAGATCGGCTCCATGCTCTCCTGGTCCCTGTGCCGGGAGAACGCGTTCTGCATTGCGCGGGCCGTGGCCGACGCGGCGGCTGCGCATCCATTGGCACAGGCGCGCACGCCGGGGCCGGCGCTCATGCTGGACATGGAGGACGCGAGTGTAAACCGCGAGACTCTGGCCCTGTACCATGATCTGCGTCAGGAAGGCCTGCCGGCGGCCGTGACCATCCAGTCCTACCTGCACCGCTCAATGGATGACCTCAAGGAGCTTGCGGCAGGCGGCGCCTTTGTCCGGCTGGTGAAAGGCGCATTCGCCGAGTCCCCGGCCATCGCCCACACGGTGCGCAGCGCCCGCGATGCTTCGTACAAGACGGCGGTGAACCTGCTCTTTGCTCCAGAATCGCGCGAGAACGGCGTCTACCCGGCCCTGGGCACGCACGACCACGCCATGATCGCCTACGCGGCGGAGGTGGCTGCGAAAAACGGCTGGCGACGCGACCAGTGGGAAATCGAGATGCTCTACGGCGTGCGGCCCGCGTATCAGCGCCGGCTGGTGGACGAAGGCTTTTGCCTGCGGCTCTACCTGCCATTCGGCAGATCCTGGTGGCCGTACTCCATCCGCCGCATCGGGGAGACGCCGCGCAACCTCGCCTTTGTGCTGCGCGCGGCCGTGGGCGCGGGCCGATAG
- a CDS encoding VOC family protein, whose translation MPTRFAHTNIVSKDWRALSAFYQNVFGCVPVPPQRSLSGDWLDQGTGLTNAVLEGEHLRLPGHGDTGPTLEIFSYKEMLDRPEPAANRIGLGHIAFAVDDVRATFQSLLEHGGTAVGEVVEREVPGVGLLTMVYAADPEGNIIELQNWS comes from the coding sequence ATGCCCACACGCTTTGCCCATACCAATATTGTCAGCAAGGATTGGCGCGCCTTGTCCGCCTTCTATCAGAACGTTTTCGGCTGCGTGCCCGTGCCGCCGCAGCGCTCATTGTCCGGCGACTGGCTGGACCAGGGCACCGGCCTGACCAACGCCGTGCTGGAAGGCGAGCATCTGCGCCTGCCCGGCCACGGCGATACCGGCCCGACCCTGGAGATTTTCTCGTACAAGGAGATGCTGGACCGGCCGGAACCGGCCGCCAACCGCATCGGCCTGGGCCACATCGCCTTTGCCGTGGACGACGTGCGGGCGACATTTCAGAGTCTGCTGGAGCACGGCGGCACGGCCGTGGGCGAGGTGGTGGAGCGTGAGGTGCCCGGCGTGGGCCTGCTCACCATGGTTTACGCCGCAGACCCGGAAGGCAACATCATCGAGCTGCAAAACTGGTCCTAG
- a CDS encoding alpha/beta fold hydrolase, protein MNSMTVDGETILYKEVGEGPPFVFISGLGGLAEEWQADMLHFASSMRCLSLEHPGIGGTPLPTEPCGAMEMADRIAAGLRALDVESATVLGMSLGGAVAQELALRHPDLVGRLVLTSAFARLDTRSKRAISTLVKLMECGDLRTAIRMFYWVGFGATFYDKNLPALDAAVDEYVADPIDYAVFEYQLDACLTHDAMDRLGRIACPTLVTHGAADLLVRPYLAQELADGIPDARLVLLEDGGHSCNWEQPERFHSEVDAFIAATS, encoded by the coding sequence ATGAACTCGATGACTGTGGATGGGGAAACGATTCTGTACAAGGAGGTCGGCGAAGGCCCACCCTTTGTTTTCATCTCCGGCCTGGGCGGCCTTGCCGAGGAGTGGCAGGCCGACATGCTGCACTTTGCCAGCTCCATGCGCTGCCTCTCGCTGGAGCATCCCGGCATCGGCGGAACGCCTTTACCCACAGAACCCTGCGGCGCGATGGAGATGGCCGACCGCATCGCCGCCGGCCTGCGCGCCCTGGATGTGGAGTCCGCCACGGTGCTGGGCATGTCCCTGGGCGGAGCCGTGGCCCAAGAGCTGGCCCTGCGCCATCCGGATCTCGTGGGCAGACTGGTGCTCACCAGCGCATTCGCCCGGCTGGATACCCGCTCCAAGCGCGCCATCTCCACCCTGGTAAAGCTCATGGAGTGCGGCGACCTTCGAACCGCCATCCGCATGTTCTACTGGGTCGGGTTCGGCGCCACGTTTTACGACAAGAACCTGCCTGCTCTGGACGCGGCCGTGGACGAGTACGTGGCCGATCCCATCGACTACGCCGTGTTCGAGTACCAGCTGGACGCCTGCCTGACCCACGATGCGATGGACCGGCTGGGCCGGATCGCCTGCCCGACCCTGGTGACGCACGGCGCGGCCGATCTGCTGGTGCGGCCGTATCTGGCTCAGGAGCTGGCGGACGGCATACCGGACGCACGGCTGGTGCTGCTGGAGGACGGCGGCCACAGCTGCAACTGGGAGCAGCCGGAGCGCTTCCACAGCGAGGTGGACGCGTTCATCGCCGCAACCAGCTAG
- a CDS encoding esterase-like activity of phytase family protein, with product MDWGRKLSICAIAGVSCLCALSIACMPAFAGGKQNTDVLEKALKNVPKEGVLLPYTVLRDDLPDTQKPGQTFEIRNGGFGSSMTAHPTVANQFYALTDRGPNASYKGKYGNGKVFPTPEYTPRIGRFELREDGSVSLIKTILLRRPDGTPISGLPNSSDLGGTGETPYDAEGNPILADSSKPFNDDAASTDYNPLRLDDFGLDGEGLVALSDGTFWVSDEYGPHIVHFDAEGREIGRINPFSNDTRTRINLPAEFANRRPNRGMEGLAVTPDETTLVGIMQSTMRNPSKDLQKQDVTRIVTVNLKSGAIAQYLYKQEKPANSNSEIVALSDTVFIVDERDGGFALQKPDAQKHIYRIDLSTGTNLEAVTAAGTIQDETLGLLIDGKTVEQAVKDGGWDALAAKGIEPVQKSLVVDMVKTVGYPHDKMEGLWVINDHTLGVLNDDDFALWATDGKLHQKYLDAGTIDGNTLYIVDLSAE from the coding sequence GTGGACTGGGGAAGGAAGCTGTCGATCTGTGCAATTGCCGGCGTATCGTGCCTGTGCGCGCTATCTATCGCCTGCATGCCGGCCTTTGCCGGCGGCAAGCAGAACACGGACGTTCTCGAAAAAGCGCTGAAAAACGTGCCCAAGGAAGGTGTTCTGCTGCCGTATACCGTACTGCGGGACGACCTGCCCGATACGCAGAAGCCGGGCCAGACCTTCGAGATCCGCAACGGCGGGTTCGGCTCCTCCATGACGGCGCATCCCACCGTGGCCAACCAGTTCTACGCCCTCACGGACCGCGGCCCCAACGCCTCGTACAAGGGCAAGTACGGCAACGGCAAGGTCTTTCCCACGCCCGAGTACACCCCGCGCATCGGTCGGTTCGAGCTCCGCGAGGACGGCTCCGTGTCGCTGATCAAGACCATCCTGCTGCGCCGGCCGGACGGCACACCCATCAGCGGCCTGCCCAACTCCTCGGACCTGGGCGGTACCGGCGAGACGCCATACGACGCCGAAGGCAATCCGATCCTGGCGGACAGCTCCAAGCCCTTCAACGACGACGCTGCCAGTACGGACTACAACCCGCTGCGGCTGGATGATTTTGGCCTGGACGGCGAGGGTCTCGTGGCCTTGTCCGACGGCACCTTCTGGGTCAGCGACGAGTATGGCCCGCACATTGTCCACTTCGACGCCGAGGGCAGGGAGATAGGCCGCATCAATCCGTTCTCCAACGACACACGCACCAGGATCAACCTTCCGGCCGAGTTTGCCAACCGCCGGCCCAACCGCGGCATGGAAGGCCTCGCAGTCACTCCGGATGAGACGACGTTGGTGGGCATCATGCAGTCCACCATGCGCAACCCCAGCAAGGACCTGCAGAAGCAGGACGTCACGCGCATCGTTACCGTGAACCTGAAAAGCGGGGCTATCGCGCAGTACCTCTACAAGCAGGAGAAGCCGGCCAACTCCAACTCCGAGATTGTGGCCCTGTCCGACACCGTATTCATCGTGGACGAGCGCGACGGCGGTTTCGCCCTGCAGAAGCCCGATGCGCAGAAGCACATCTACAGAATCGACCTGAGCACGGGCACGAACCTCGAAGCCGTTACCGCGGCGGGGACCATCCAGGACGAGACGCTGGGCCTGCTCATTGACGGCAAGACCGTGGAGCAGGCGGTGAAGGACGGCGGCTGGGACGCTCTGGCCGCCAAAGGCATCGAGCCGGTGCAGAAGTCCCTGGTTGTGGATATGGTCAAGACCGTAGGCTATCCGCACGACAAGATGGAAGGGCTCTGGGTCATCAACGACCACACCCTGGGCGTGCTCAACGATGACGACTTTGCTCTCTGGGCCACGGATGGCAAGCTGCACCAGAAGTACCTCGACGCCGGCACCATCGACGGCAATACCCTCTACATCGTGGACCTGAGCGCCGAGTAG
- a CDS encoding alpha/beta hydrolase family esterase, with amino-acid sequence MTMPRVLLVFLMLTVLSATSAMAGEGTLIHNGVERRYIIREPQIAALDLKVPAIIVLHGGGGNAESAERMTGFTELAVPHGCIVVYPEGTSRFSRMRGLKTWNARHCCGYAMKQDVDDVGFISALIDRLVAENHADPRRIYVTGMSNGAMMTHRLGIELSGKIAAIGPVVGGLFGDEPIPPHPVSAMIVNGARDKSIPLHGGQTGGRFPDAWDGTPLKPAAYQGEFWARANGCGQATDSATAGGAVLVRTYACPQGRDVVQYLVQKGGHAWPGGQKGSRRGDTPSKALNATEVLFTFFMEHGRS; translated from the coding sequence ATGACAATGCCTCGCGTTCTTCTGGTTTTCCTGATGCTGACGGTGCTGTCCGCTACCAGCGCCATGGCCGGTGAAGGGACCCTCATCCACAACGGAGTCGAGCGCCGGTACATCATCCGGGAGCCGCAGATTGCCGCCCTGGATCTGAAGGTCCCGGCCATCATCGTGCTGCACGGTGGGGGCGGCAATGCCGAGAGCGCCGAGCGCATGACCGGCTTTACGGAGCTGGCCGTGCCGCACGGCTGCATCGTGGTCTACCCGGAGGGCACCAGCCGTTTTTCCCGGATGCGGGGGCTGAAGACGTGGAACGCCCGCCACTGCTGCGGTTACGCCATGAAGCAGGATGTGGACGACGTGGGCTTCATCAGCGCGCTCATCGACAGGCTCGTGGCCGAGAACCATGCCGATCCCAGGCGCATCTACGTCACCGGCATGTCCAACGGCGCGATGATGACCCACCGCCTGGGTATCGAGCTTTCAGGCAAGATTGCGGCCATCGGGCCGGTGGTGGGCGGGCTGTTCGGGGATGAACCCATACCGCCGCACCCGGTGAGTGCCATGATCGTCAACGGCGCTCGGGACAAATCCATCCCGCTCCATGGCGGTCAGACCGGCGGCCGCTTCCCCGACGCCTGGGACGGGACGCCGCTCAAGCCGGCAGCCTACCAGGGCGAGTTCTGGGCCCGGGCCAACGGCTGCGGCCAGGCCACGGACAGCGCCACGGCGGGCGGCGCGGTACTGGTCCGCACCTATGCCTGCCCGCAGGGCCGCGACGTTGTCCAGTACCTCGTGCAGAAAGGCGGGCACGCCTGGCCGGGCGGGCAGAAGGGCTCGCGCCGGGGGGATACGCCGTCCAAGGCCCTCAACGCTACCGAGGTGCTGTTCACCTTCTTCATGGAGCACGGCCGGAGCTGA